The sequence TTTGATAACAATCAAGGCACACTTATAAAGTTTATTTCAGAGGTATAATAGAAAAGTGAATTGTGTAATGTAATTTGGGAGTAACTAAGGCAATAGAGATCaggatatgaaattaatttataacggAGTATTTCCAGGTGCGATGATTacgattgttttaaaatatattatacgatTTTGTAGGCgtccccaaattttttttatttaagtaaagtcatattaaattattaaatatatattaaattgtatttccatctgtaattttttttattttaataagtaagaaAACTGGCTGCTTGGATTATTAACAAAAGACGTACTTTGTACTTTCACACGAAAAAATCTACTttgattactgttaaaaaatacggGGAATACCGCCATTCATAAAATACATTACGCATTTAAAAAGATCAacgttattacttttttatatttaattgtttttttgtgaatttgtgatgaaagtaaaggaaataaatactTGGAAacattttctgtgattattttgATGCACTGTGACGGAGGTCGCTGATCTATGATAGGCACAGGTCGGGGAATCACCACTAAAGCTCCTGGTTTTGTATATTAATGGCTGCAATGAATGCTTTACTATCATTGCATCTTTACATTTTGTGTgaatcagtaatattttatttattgaataatctgTGTCATCTATAAATATCTTTGTAagtaccaaaataatatttttgttaatttatagacagatattaaaattaactaaataatcactaatcaaataaagttttcaaacataaaatagaatttaatagctttcaattttatttacttaataagtaCGCCttctagttaaaagaaaaattaaaaaaaaaaatattgcgagAAACAaccacaaaaacaaaactttaacttGACTATTGGTAAATTCAATATTCGAATTGTCAGAATTGtagatagtatttttttaattttgaataattaaattggaataaaagtaacaatcattaacaaatatgatatgtaaaaatatatatcaaaataattatataataaaatataaatatataccagCGAAATATTTCGCTGGTATATTTTAGAATTGTATTAATCTACGACGTTTTACAGAATACccgttaaaaatatgaaaatgaataatatatgatttttgtacttatttaattaaaaatataaatgtataatatttgtttaaaaatataaccaaccgtttaatataaaaaaaaatatttatattattaatgcttTAAATACGAACAACGAAATTTACGAGAAATCTCTAGTTTATAAATGAatcactgtttattttttttacaagtaatttctGATGCTATGTAACCTAAACctaagtaatatattatattatgtccCACCCGGAATTGTACAGAACTgtaataactttagttttatttatttatttttgcattgttACCCTGTCGTAATTTCTCTTAGCCACAGATTCAATTTATGAATGTTAGTAAtgccataaaaaaaaacaccgtgtaataataaaaattaaagaaacattgaCAAATAACTTAACGGGATAGtaaccatatattttatttattccattattcgACTACTTTATGAAAATTCTTTGGGAATTATTAATGTTACCAAAATATAGCTAACtgttaatctataaattaatcgtaaattaaaacataattactcCAAAAAATGGCATTTCATTTGTGTTGAAGCTAAGATAGTGTAGACTATACCttgctctttatttattttatcataatctaCGCAAAAGTCATTAATCTGCCTGATTTTTAGCTAGAGCTtacattctaaaattatttatgtatttaataaaatacaaattgaagtgggttttgttttatgttattttaattaaaaaataaaaatctattaatttcaaCAGAAACTTAAAGAGtttgctgtaattttaaaaagcgagtgtactaaataaatagaaaactagaaGAATATCTTAAACGATCATACAAgtatcaacttttttttgtaattagaaaaatacttaactaactgataacaaaattaccagatttagaagtaaaaaataatttttttgtatagttttcctttacagaaattaacatttaaaaaatattattgtttaatatttatttagttgttaaatttaatgctgtaaaattttgtaaatgaacatcttattaatattactttctttttttttttttaaataaaggttaagATGAAGTTGGTAATATTCACTGCAGCATTATTAGTATGCATTATTTCAACTTTATCAACAGCTATACCATTATACGAAGAACAACTACCGTATGAAACTGAAGATACATTTGAAACggtaagatcaaatattttatgaataatatttcaatgtttagttgatatgattaatttttcatattcaaaaaagAATCATTACTGATAAAGAAAGTTCAAGgttaacttatatttttgaattatgtatatcaattcttataaacatttcaaatttttactgaaaatgattATCTTTATTGATTCAGATAGATTCAGATACCTTAGGATCTTTATCTCTAAAACTGTTTGCAAAAATATCGCCAAAGCTTATTTCAAAAGtacaataaaagtatatattaaattgaaGTCACACTCTGTGGTGTTTATAAACAGAATTGTAAGCAAACTTGGATGATTATTGTATTTTCGTACTGAATACTacgtaagaaaattaaaagtgatGGGATTCAAGTAGTTGAAATACGTATTTATTCAACATACAGTGAACATCACATCTCATAACATCaaactcaaaacatttttaattttaacattttacaggGCCTTAAAACTAATGGTACCTTAAAATGgtatattttaccttaaaaatagtatatttttggtatattttaatatGGTTTTCTACATTATAGGTTTTGAGAGAAAGGAGATCACCGGAGGAGAAAGGAAGTATTGTCCTAACAGGAAAACATACTCCTGGTCAAGGTAATACTCTAAGAGGGGAGTACAATTACAATTTGTGGCAAGGAAGGAATGGTGCAAAACTGGATGCTAATGCTTTCTACCAAAGAAACTCTGGTAACTTCCCAGGACCAAAACATGACAGAGGAGGCGGAGTTTCGTTTTCAGTTCCCTTTGGAGGCTAAAAATGAAATTCctatagtttaatattatttttattaacttattatttttgttatttatttacataataaacttttattaaaatctacttCCTCAAATTATTTCTCCATATTTCCTGTTTGATATTAGTTTATACGATGGTATAAATTTATACCTTGCTTATGCCTTTTATAATGAATTAGATGTGTACATATAGTATTTGTAAACTATATTACCTTTTTATACATGGTTTAACAAACTTGAGACAGACTAGTCTTACACAATATCTACAATAATTCACTGCAGCTATACTTAAAATTGTGTAAGACTATgatcaataaaattatgtacttagTACAGAACTCATCTATGAATTTTCATATGGTTATCATTACCATAAGTTCAACACTTGAATCCTTGACACaaaatattgaacaatttatgaaagataaataaaacatttatcttgaatttcaaaatattcttttataacaattcaaaatacaacaactcttttataacaaaatattctgTTACAACTGATTATAAagacaattaaatttaaagtgtTGGGTCTTATTCAGTCCTAGGCTAATATTCCTGAAGGAATGCAAAATTGAAAACCAACACACCAATAATACAGCCATTAAACCAATGAAAAGTTTCCACCAGCTTTTACTAAACTACTCTAATAAGACTGATCAACAATGGTGCTGACCAAAAAATCAATTAAcaggttatattaatttatttataatacaataaagtgTTCATTACTGTAAGAATTTAACTACTGACATACACACTAACATTCGGAGTTTTATTATTcagtagaaatataaattttaatttattgaggtatttaaactacatattaacctaagaattattttcttagaatatttCCAATACAGGTTACACATactatattaatttgtgaaagaAACTGTAGATGTTTATTAATGATGAGGGATGAATTTTCATCATGTGAAAATATCACATGTGTATCATATGAAAATGCTTATCTGACcaagattcaaacccagaatAAGGGACAGAGGAACTATTACTCCACCACAGAATATAGTAATAGTGTATTACTACTATTACAacatgaatattttgtttttgtttaaatttatgcaattttcagtttattaaaaatcaaattcaatgaaataagaaaaaccttagtacagtttaaaagtgtattttgcacaatagttgttatttattgaaatattgtgATAGTCTGGAGTAAAATAATGATTAACGGATGATTTATAAGAGAATAACCATACACATGCAGTAAAAGTGAGTAACACTCACTTATGTTACTTCCATGTGTGATAAA comes from Lycorma delicatula isolate Av1 chromosome 3, ASM4794821v1, whole genome shotgun sequence and encodes:
- the LOC142321979 gene encoding uncharacterized protein LOC142321979; the encoded protein is MKLVIFTAALLVCIISTLSTAIPLYEEQLPYETEDTFETVLRERRSPEEKGSIVLTGKHTPGQGNTLRGEYNYNLWQGRNGAKLDANAFYQRNSGNFPGPKHDRGGGVSFSVPFGG